In Salinibaculum sp. SYNS191, the genomic window ATAGCCGATGATGCGCCCGCCGAGTGACTCCCGGCCGGTACTGGCTCCGATGACTGCGACAGACGATGGCGTAAATAACTCTTCGAGGGGGATTTCTGCTCGCTCAGACATGCCTTTCAGTGTCAACTCCTTGTTCCTGTTTACAATACCTACCCGGGGGCACTCTTAAATCTTCGTGCAGGTACCGAGTCCATAGCCGTCTGTCACGTCTGCGCTGTCGTTTTTCTAGTATCATAGTGTAGCGTGTCGTCTTGCGTCGTCAGTTGTCGGTTGCGGAACCGGTCGAGACACCGAACTGGTCGAGGTCGAGTGGGGAGTCGTAGCCGGCGGCGTCGGCGGCCGTGAGTTGATTGCGTTTCGTCTGTATCTCCACGAGGTGTGGCTGGTCGTCGTCGAGTGCATCGCTGACAACCGTTTCGACCGCTGCTGTGGTCGAGACCGCTGTCGCGTTCCACCCGAACCCCTCGGCAATCGTCGTGAGGTCGGGCGACCCCCACGAGAACTCGTGAGTTCGCGCATCGTCGCTGATTTCCGGTGACTTGTTGATGATACTGCCGTAGCCACCGTTGTTGAACACGACCGCAACGAGATTCGCGTCGTTCTCGACGGCCGTGTGGAGTTCGTGGATGCACATGTAGAAGCCGCCGTCGCCGGTGAGCGTCAGCACCGGCCGGTCGGGTTCGGCAAGTGCCGCGCCGATGGCCGACGGCAGTCCGTAACCCATCCCGGCCCACGAGCCGGAGGTGATGTAGTTGCCAGGCGTGAACGCCGGGAACGTCTGCATGGCCCACAGCCGGAATGCCCCCACGTCGACAGTGACGATTGCATCCTCGGGGACGGCTTCGCGCACGGCGTGCATCGCGGCGGGCGTCGATGTCGGGTCGGTGTCGTCGAGCGCACCCTGCCGGTCGAGGTGGGCGTCGTAGTCCGACCGCACCGCCTGCCCGATGGCCGAGCCGTCCCAGCCGGTCGACCGACCCTCACCGACCGGGTCGAGTCGGTCGAGCAATGCCTCGGCGGCGTCTGTCACGTCCGCGACGATGGGGACTGCCGTCGGGTAGTGATTGCCGATGGACGTGGGGTCGATGTCGACGTGGACGAGCGACCCCTCGATTGGGAGCGTCCACGAGTTCGTTGCGAGGATGTCGAAATCCGTCCCGAGCGCGAGAACGGCGTCGGCCGAGCGCACCACGTCGATGCCGGGTTCGGGCATGTGCTTGCCGGTGACGCCGAGCGCGCGCGGGTCGTCCTCGGGGAAGACACCCTTGCCGTTGTAGGAGGAGGCGACGGGTGCATTCAGCCGGTCCGCCAACTGCTCGACGACGCGCACGCCGTCGGCAGTCCGTCGAGCGCCGCCGCCGACGAACAACAACGGTCGCTCGGCGTCGGAGAGGAGTGTCGCCGCGCGGTCGTAGGCAGTTTCGTTGTCGTAGGTGGTTCGTTCAGCCGTCACGTCGGCGGCCGGGGCGGCGAAGTCGCTTGCGAGCATGTCCTTTGGAATCCCGAGACGGACGGGTCCGGTCGGCGGTTCGCGCGCCACGGCAATCGCCCGAGAAATCTGCTCGGGGAGGCGTAGCCGGGATGAAACCTGGATGTTCTCCTTGACGACGTTGTCGAAGGTTTCCGGCTCGATCTCGTGGACGGGTTCCCGCGGACGGTCCGCGTCGTCGACGTCGGAGGCGATGTGAATCATGGGAATCCCGTTCGAGAGGGCATTTTTCAGCCCCGTCGAGACGTTGGTGTCGCCCGGCCCCGGGATGGTGACGGTGGCCGCCATCGCCCCGCTGGCCTCGTAATAGCCCCACGCGATGTGAGGGATGGCGGTCTCGTGTCGGGCCATGACGTAGTCCATGTCGTCTCGCTCAGCGACGAGTTTGTCGAACGGAACTGTCTGGGCACCGGGGATACCGATGACCGTCTCGACGCCGGCGTCGACGAGCGCTCGATAGAGATAGCTACTTCCGGACTGTCTGTCCGTCTCGCGTGTCGGCATGTGACGGCGTAGCATCTACTGTGGAATAAGTGTTCGGTAGCGGCCGAACCAGCCCTCGAAATCGACGTAAATCCCGCGGCTCTCGGGGAGCTAGAACCGAATCGTCGGGAAGAGGCCGCCGTTGACGTGGACGACTTGTCCCGTGATGTAACCGCCGTGGTCGGAGGCGAGGAAGGTGGCAGTCGGCGCTATCTCCTCGGGGTCACAGATGTAGCCAAGCGGGATGCGTTGCCGGTACGGTTCCAAGTCGGGTTGGCCCTGTCCCTCACCGGCCCGGTCAGTCTTGGCGATGCCCGGCGCGATGCAGTTTGACGTGATGCCGTCCTCTGCGAGTTCGTGAGCGAGGGCGCGGGTGTAGCCGAACAATCCCGCCTTGGTCGATGCCACGTGGAGGCGGTTGGACTGACCGAACATCGCGTCCGCGCCTGACATGGTGATGATGCGGCCCCACCCAGCCTCGCGCATGTCCGGTACGACCGCCCGTGCACAGAGGAACGGCCCCGTGAGGTTCGTCCCGACGACGGTGTTCCACTCTTCGAGAGTGATGTCCTCGACCGGATTGTGCGGACGGACTGCCGCGTTGTTCACCAAGATATCGACCGGCCCGAGTTCCTGTCCGATGGTCTCGACCGCATCGAGCACCGCGTCGGGGTCGCTCACGTCCGTCTGGACTCCGATAACCGACGTGTCGAAGCGCTCACGGAGGTCGGCAACGGCAGCGTCGAGTTCCGCCTCGTTCGAGCGGTTGCTAACGACGACGTTCGCGCCGCTCGCAGCCATCTCGGCGGCGATTGCTTTCCCGATGTTGCGGGCCGAACCGGTTACCCACGCAGTCTTCCCCGTCAGGTCGATGTCTGTCATATCCGAGTCGTTGGACAGGTGCGTATATAAAATCTGCCGGCGAGGCGGGCACTGACCCACCCCACCGAAACAAATTTGAGCGGTCCTACGGAATCTACGACCGTAATGACCGAGTATTCGCAGGGGAGCGTCGCAGACGCGTACGATATCCTCGTCGACGGTGAGTGGGTATCGGCCGACAGCGGCGAGCGGTTCGCAGTGTACGACCCGAGCACCGGCGAGGAACTGACACAGGTCGCCCGTGGACGAGAGACGGACATCGAACACGCGATCGAGGCCGCAGTCGCCGCCGAGGACGGCTGGCGTCGGATGGCCGTCGACGAGCGGTCCCAACTGCTCTACGAAATCGCGCAGGCGCTCCGTGACCACGAGGACGAACTGGCCGAAATCGAGACACTGGATACGGGCAAACCGCTCGGGACGGGACGCAGTCACGCCCAGACGTGTGCCCGCTACTTCGAATACTACGCCGGCATCGCCGACAAGGTGTACGGCGACTCGATTCCCCTCTCCGACGAGTACGTCGATTTCACCGTCCGGGAACCCCTCGGCGTCACCGCACAAGTCATCCCGTGGAACGGACCGCTCTCCGTGTTCGGGCGGTCGGTCGCGCCGGCACTCGCGACGGGCAACGTCTGTATCGTCAAGCCCGCCGAGCAAGCCCCGCTCTCCCCGCTCGTGGCCGCTCGCGTCATCGACGACCACCTCCCCGACGGCGTCCTCAACGTCGTTCCCGGTTTCGGCACCGAGGCGGGCGCACCGCTCGTGGAACACGACGCCGTCGACGGCATCGGCTTCACCGGTTCGGTCCCAACGGGCAAGGCGATTGCCACCGCCGCCGCGGAGAATCTGACACCGCACTACCTCGAACTCGGCGGCAAGAGTCCGAACGTGGTCTTCCCGGACGCCGACCTCGACAACGCCGTCGAGAACGCCGTGAAGGGGTTCACAGCCGTCACCGGACAGGTGTGTTCGGCCGGTTCGCGCCTGCTGTTGCACGAGGACATCCACGACGAGTTTCTCGACCGTCTCGTCGATGAGGTCGACTCGCTCACCGTCGATTCGGGTATCGACGACCCCGATGTCGGCCCGCTCGTCTCCGAAGAGCAGTTCGAGAAGGTACAGCGCTACGTCGAAGTCGGTCGGAAAGAGGCGGGAGAACCAGTGGTCGGCGGGTCGGCGCTGGACCGGCCGGGCTACTTCTTCGAACCGACCATCTTCGACGGCGTGGACAACGACATGCGCATCGCACAGGAGGAAATCTTCGGGCCGGTGTTGAGCGTCATCACGTTCGCGGACGAACAGGAAGCAATCGAGATTGCCAACGACGTGGACTACGGGCTGGTCGCGGGCATCTTCACGGAGAACGTCCAGCGGGCGCTTCGCTTCTCGAAGGAGGTCGCCGCCGGACAGATTTACATCAACGAATGGTTCGCGGGCGGCATCGAGACGCCCTTCGGCGGTTACAAGGACAGCGGCTACGGCCGAGAGAAGGGACTGGAAGCCATCGACGAGTACACGCAGGTCAAGAACGTCTGTGCCAACATCGGCACCGACTGGCCGCGCTGAGTCGGCCGGTCCGAGACGCCGAAGACGGCGGACCAGCGGGTAAAGCATATTACCCCCATCGCTCAATATTGAGTCAGGCAGCTCATGTCACAAGATACTGAAAGCGATACGTACGGCAAAATCACAGACGAAGGACTCGCGGAACTGGAGGACAGAATCGGCACGGTCATCGACGAGCGGGACCCCTACGTCTCGGAAGCGACGCGGGATACGATTCGCCACTGGGCCAACGGCATCGGGACCGACAACCCCCTCTACACCGACCCCGAGTACGCACAGGACACCCAGTACGGGAGCATCACCGCGCCCCCGACGTTTCTCTATGCCACCTGCCACATCTCCGGCGGCTACGTCGGCGGTCTCCCGGGCGTCCACGCGATGTACGCCGGCACCGACTGGGACTGGAAACAACCCATCAAGCGCGGCTACGAGATAGAGACGAAAAGTTGGCTCCACGACCTCATCGAACACGAGACGAACTTCGCCGGGCGCTCGATACAGCAGATATACCGCACCGAGTTCTACAACCAGCACGGCGAGCAGTTGGCGACGGCCGACTCGTGGTGTTTCCGCACCGAGCGCGACACAGCCCGCGAAGGTAAGAAAAAGTACGAATCAGAGGGCGTCGAACTCGCCAACTGGGACGAAGAAGATATCGAAGCGTTCGCGGAGCACTACCGCCAGCAGGAACCCCGCGGCGGTGAGACGCGCTACTTCGAAGACGTCGAGGAAGGACAGCAACTCGACAAACTTCTCAAGGGCCCCCGGACGGTCACCGGCGCAATCGCGTTCCTGCAGGGGTGGGGCAGTGTCTACGTCAACGCCCGCGGCCACCAGCTCATGTACGCGCTGTTCGACGACCATCCAGGGTTGAAGACCATCAACCGCTACGGCGCGCCGGAGCCGCCGTCACGCGTCCACTGGGACGAGGAATTCGCCCAGCACGCTGGCGTCCCGGCACCCTACGACTACGGCCCGGAACGCGTCTCGTGGCTCGGCCACACCTGCCACCACTGGATGGGCGACGACGGCTTCCTCGAAGACCTCTACGTCGAAGTCCGCCGGCACAACCTTCTGGGTGACGCGACGTGGTGTACCGGCGAAGTCACAGACACGTACGTCGACGGCGAGAAACACCTCGTGGACGTCGAACTGAAAGCGACCAATCAGCGCGACAACGTCACCGCGAAAGGGAACGCGACGATTCGGCTTCCCTCCCGCGAATAACTACCGAGACGAAAATGGCTCTTTAGGCTTCGTTCGCGTCGAGTTCGCGGAGCTTGTTCCGTTGGATTTTCCCGCCCGCTTCCGTCCGCGGGAACTCCTGGACGAATTCGAGTTCGCGCGGGTACTCGTGGCGGCTCAAATCCTCTTTCACGCTCGTCTTGATGTCGTCTTTCAGGTCGTCCGAGTGCTCGCCTTCGACTTTGACGTAGGCCTTGACGATGTTGCCTCGCTCCTCGTCCGGACTCTCGATGACGGCCGCTTCGACGACTTCAGGAACGGCCAGCAGGCTGTCTTCGACTTCGTGCGGGTCGATTCGGTAGCCCGAGGAGATGATGACGTCGTCTTTCCGGCCCTTGTGCCAGTAGTAGCCGTCTTCATCGACCATCCCGGCGTCGCCGGTACGGAACCACTCCCCGCCGCGCTCGACGGCGATTTCCCCGATTTCGTCCGGCGGGCACTCCTCTCCCTCCTCGTCGATGACGGCCACCGTCAGCCCGGGGAAGGGTTTGCCGATGCTCCCGAGTTTCATCTCCCACCCGTCGAAGCCGTTGTAGTTCATAATCATCCCGCCGAACTCGCTGACGCCGTAGACGTCTGCGACCTGTACGCCGAGTTGCTCTTGGAAAAACGCCTGCGTCTCGGTGTCCATCGCCTCGCCTGCGGTTGCGACGCGTTTGAGTTTGAGGTCGTACTCGTCGAGGAGACCGGAGGTCTTGATTTTCCGGAAGGCGGTGGCCGCCGCCGCGAGGTTCGTAATCTCGAACTCTTCGAGGGCATCCAAGGCCGTCTCGGGGTCGAAGGCACCGGAGTACGCACCGACGGCAGTGTCGAGCGCGAGCGGCGCAGTCGTTCCAATCCAGAGGCCGTGCGCCCACGCGGGCGATGAGGTGCAGAAGAATCGGTCCTCGGCACGGATACCGTAGGCGAACATCGACCGGACGGCGACGTAGGTGATCGTCTCGTGGCGCATCTCGGTGGCCGAGGGTTTTCCAGAGGTGCCGCTCGTGTACTGAATCGCGGAGATGTCCTTCGCGCCGGTCGTGGCTTCGTATTCGGTCGGCTGGCCCGCGAGTAGGTCCTCGAAATCCTCCTCGACGGTGACGACCTCGACAGCGGCGTCCTCGGGGACGGTCTCTTCGGCGGCGGATTTGGTCGTCAGGACCACGTCGGCGTCGCTGTCGTCGAGACGGTACTCGACGGCATCGGGACCGAACATCGGAGAGAGTTGGACGAAGACGCCGCCAAACTTCCAGATTCCGAACATCCCGACGTAGAGTTCGTAACAGGGGTCGAGCATCACTGCGATGCGGTCGCCCTTCTCAAGTCCGCGCTCGGACAGCGCGTTCGCAAACTGATTGGCCGCACGGCCGATCTCGCCGCTGGTGTAGGTGGCCGTCTCGCCAGTGCCGAACTTGAGGCGGACCGCCGTCGAATCGTCGTCGCGGCGGTCGATACACTCGTGTGTGATGTTGAACGACTCCGTGTCGCCGTCGAACAGTTCCCAGCGTTCGTCCCAGCTGAAACTCTCGGCTGCCGCTTCGTACGTCTCGTAATCGAGCGCCATAGTAACTGCATTCCCACCGAGGGTTATATATGTTGAGATGGGTGGACATGCCGTGGTATGGCTTTATACTCGGTGCCGTGAAACGAGAGGCATGGTCGCGGAGAAGCCCCTCGCAACCCAAACAGCGCTCGTGACTGGCGCGAGTGCTGGTATCGGCCGTGAGACCGCAAAGACGCTCGCAGGTGACGGCGCAAACGTCGTCCTCGCGGCACGGCGGGAGCGACGCCTGCTGTCGATTGCATCGGACATCGAAGCGGAACACGGAGT contains:
- a CDS encoding acyl-CoA synthetase; amino-acid sequence: MALDYETYEAAAESFSWDERWELFDGDTESFNITHECIDRRDDDSTAVRLKFGTGETATYTSGEIGRAANQFANALSERGLEKGDRIAVMLDPCYELYVGMFGIWKFGGVFVQLSPMFGPDAVEYRLDDSDADVVLTTKSAAEETVPEDAAVEVVTVEEDFEDLLAGQPTEYEATTGAKDISAIQYTSGTSGKPSATEMRHETITYVAVRSMFAYGIRAEDRFFCTSSPAWAHGLWIGTTAPLALDTAVGAYSGAFDPETALDALEEFEITNLAAAATAFRKIKTSGLLDEYDLKLKRVATAGEAMDTETQAFFQEQLGVQVADVYGVSEFGGMIMNYNGFDGWEMKLGSIGKPFPGLTVAVIDEEGEECPPDEIGEIAVERGGEWFRTGDAGMVDEDGYYWHKGRKDDVIISSGYRIDPHEVEDSLLAVPEVVEAAVIESPDEERGNIVKAYVKVEGEHSDDLKDDIKTSVKEDLSRHEYPRELEFVQEFPRTEAGGKIQRNKLRELDANEA
- a CDS encoding SDR family NAD(P)-dependent oxidoreductase, encoding MTDIDLTGKTAWVTGSARNIGKAIAAEMAASGANVVVSNRSNEAELDAAVADLRERFDTSVIGVQTDVSDPDAVLDAVETIGQELGPVDILVNNAAVRPHNPVEDITLEEWNTVVGTNLTGPFLCARAVVPDMREAGWGRIITMSGADAMFGQSNRLHVASTKAGLFGYTRALAHELAEDGITSNCIAPGIAKTDRAGEGQGQPDLEPYRQRIPLGYICDPEEIAPTATFLASDHGGYITGQVVHVNGGLFPTIRF
- a CDS encoding FAS1-like dehydratase domain-containing protein translates to MSQDTESDTYGKITDEGLAELEDRIGTVIDERDPYVSEATRDTIRHWANGIGTDNPLYTDPEYAQDTQYGSITAPPTFLYATCHISGGYVGGLPGVHAMYAGTDWDWKQPIKRGYEIETKSWLHDLIEHETNFAGRSIQQIYRTEFYNQHGEQLATADSWCFRTERDTAREGKKKYESEGVELANWDEEDIEAFAEHYRQQEPRGGETRYFEDVEEGQQLDKLLKGPRTVTGAIAFLQGWGSVYVNARGHQLMYALFDDHPGLKTINRYGAPEPPSRVHWDEEFAQHAGVPAPYDYGPERVSWLGHTCHHWMGDDGFLEDLYVEVRRHNLLGDATWCTGEVTDTYVDGEKHLVDVELKATNQRDNVTAKGNATIRLPSRE
- a CDS encoding thiamine pyrophosphate-binding protein, whose product is MPTRETDRQSGSSYLYRALVDAGVETVIGIPGAQTVPFDKLVAERDDMDYVMARHETAIPHIAWGYYEASGAMAATVTIPGPGDTNVSTGLKNALSNGIPMIHIASDVDDADRPREPVHEIEPETFDNVVKENIQVSSRLRLPEQISRAIAVAREPPTGPVRLGIPKDMLASDFAAPAADVTAERTTYDNETAYDRAATLLSDAERPLLFVGGGARRTADGVRVVEQLADRLNAPVASSYNGKGVFPEDDPRALGVTGKHMPEPGIDVVRSADAVLALGTDFDILATNSWTLPIEGSLVHVDIDPTSIGNHYPTAVPIVADVTDAAEALLDRLDPVGEGRSTGWDGSAIGQAVRSDYDAHLDRQGALDDTDPTSTPAAMHAVREAVPEDAIVTVDVGAFRLWAMQTFPAFTPGNYITSGSWAGMGYGLPSAIGAALAEPDRPVLTLTGDGGFYMCIHELHTAVENDANLVAVVFNNGGYGSIINKSPEISDDARTHEFSWGSPDLTTIAEGFGWNATAVSTTAAVETVVSDALDDDQPHLVEIQTKRNQLTAADAAGYDSPLDLDQFGVSTGSATDN
- a CDS encoding aldehyde dehydrogenase family protein yields the protein MTEYSQGSVADAYDILVDGEWVSADSGERFAVYDPSTGEELTQVARGRETDIEHAIEAAVAAEDGWRRMAVDERSQLLYEIAQALRDHEDELAEIETLDTGKPLGTGRSHAQTCARYFEYYAGIADKVYGDSIPLSDEYVDFTVREPLGVTAQVIPWNGPLSVFGRSVAPALATGNVCIVKPAEQAPLSPLVAARVIDDHLPDGVLNVVPGFGTEAGAPLVEHDAVDGIGFTGSVPTGKAIATAAAENLTPHYLELGGKSPNVVFPDADLDNAVENAVKGFTAVTGQVCSAGSRLLLHEDIHDEFLDRLVDEVDSLTVDSGIDDPDVGPLVSEEQFEKVQRYVEVGRKEAGEPVVGGSALDRPGYFFEPTIFDGVDNDMRIAQEEIFGPVLSVITFADEQEAIEIANDVDYGLVAGIFTENVQRALRFSKEVAAGQIYINEWFAGGIETPFGGYKDSGYGREKGLEAIDEYTQVKNVCANIGTDWPR